Sequence from the Streptomyces sp. MMBL 11-1 genome:
CCAAGCCGGGGCGCTCGGCCGCAGACCTGGGCGCGAGCGGTTGGAGGAGGCGGTCGACTACGTAATCGCCCGCGCCCGGCACCTTGCGGTGACGGCCCCTGCCGACGGCGGGTCAGTGCCTCTGCCTTCGGTCCTTCGTACGGTGGCCCGGGAACTGACCGGGGCGGGCGGCGATGGGGCCGCGGTGCGGCTGCATCGGCTGCTGTCCGCTCTCGCCCCGGCGCTGCCCGACAATCGGTGCGAGGCGGAGAAGTGGTTCCTCGACGAGGCGGGGCGGCTCCGCAAGACCGGGCACCTCACGCACGCCTACCGGCGGGACAACGAGCTGCTCACCCCGTTAATCGACCTCGCCGCGCTGAGTGTCGCATTCGGCTGTGGGCTCGACGACGTCGCCGAAAGTGTCGCCCGGCGCGTGCCGGGCGGCGCGCCGTGGAAAGCGGCGCTCGCCGTCGCCCTGCTGTGCTACGGCACCGCACGCGGCGAGCAACTGCCGCGCACCTACAACCCGCATCGTGCGGCAGGGACGGCCGTTGAGGCCTACCGGCTCCAGCGCGGCATGAACCACGCGGCCCGGCTGGCGCTGGATCTCCTGCACGAAACGCCCGGCCACCACCCACTGCGGACCGGTGACGGTGAGGACGGCGGCCCCCGCATCGTGGACCGGTGGCGCGAGCCCCCGGGCGCGCTCGTGGCACCCCGGCTGCCCTTCGGCGGCGCCCCCGACCACCAGGTGGTGCCCGGCCAGAGTCTCGAGGAGCGGGAGCTGACGAAGAAGGCCGTCGCGCAGTGGACCGGCCAGCGGTTCCTCCCGGTGCGCGAGGGCCAGATGCTGCTGCTCGCCCCACTGGGCGCACCGACGTCCTGGATCCGCGCCCAGGAGGACCTGGGGGAGCTCGACCGCCGACTTCCCCGGCCCGGGCTGCTCGCCTGGTGCGGGGTGCCCTGCGTATCCCTGGAGGCGGCCTGATGCTCGTCTTCGACTTCGACGGTGTCCTGCACGACTCCCGCCACCGCGCGTGGCGCTGCTACCAGGACGCCCGCCGCGAAATGGAGCTGTGGGCCCTTCCCGACCTCACCGGCCCCGACGACCTTCCCGTCGTCTACCAGGGGGTGCTCAGTGCCTCCCTGACCCGCTGGATCGACTTCGAGGTCGCCGAACGCTTCTGGAAACGGCACGCCGAACTGGCAGCCCTCACTGCCGAGGCCGAGCCCGCCGGGATCCTCCCCGACCTGGCCGGACTTCTGGCCGACTTGGCCGACGGTCCCGGCTACGCGGTCGTCACCGGAAGCCACCACATCACCGTCCGGACCCTTCTCGACCGCGACCTCGCCGCGCACCAATTGCCCCGGGTACTCCTCTCCCGGGACGACCCGGGCGGGAAGACCGACAAGCTGCGCGCCCTGCGCGAGCACCACGAAGCCACGGTGTACGTCGGCGACACCGGCAGCGACGTCCGCCACGCCCACGCCGCCCAACTGGTCTCGGTCGCCGTCGCCTACGGCTACGCGGACCGCGCCGACCTGCGCGCCGCCGAGCCGGACCACCTGCTGGACACCCCGGCCGACCTGGCCACCTGGTGCCGAGCCCGGACAGGAACCGACGCGACCGCCCCTTCCCGCACCGTCTGACCCCTCTCCACGAACGCGCCCGCCGCCCGGCTACCGCCCCCGGGCCGTCGGGCCCTGCCCGGAAGGACTCCGCATGGACGACAGGCACACAGCAGTGCTGAACCGGCTGGACCGCGCCATCACCACGGCCCGTCCCGGAAGCCGCCCGCTGACCGACACCGACCGGGCCGCCCTCACCCCTCTGCTCATCAGCCCCGACCGGGTGCGGACCTGGCTGGAGAACCACCTGAGCGAGACCCCGGGCCGGGTCCGGGTCACCGGCACCCTGGAGCGGCGCCTGGTGCTGCTGGAGCGCCCCGACACCCGATGGGTCGCCGCCGACCTGTCCGGCAGCAACCACGCCGCCCGGCAGTGGCCGGCATGGACCGGGAGCCACCTGCGGCTGCACACCCCCGGCTCCTGGCTCTCGTACGCCGAGCTGACCGAGACCGCCGTCCACCGGCTCACCCGCCCCGACGTGCACCTGATGGCCCTCTACCACCCCGAGTTCTTTCCGCTGCCGCGCTTCCCCCTGGGGATCAGCGACGTGGCCCGCGCCGCCCGCTCCACGCTGATGGGCACGGTCACTCTGTCCGACATGCAGTTAGGCGTCACCCTGGAGGACCTGCTCAAGCAGCTCACCACCGGGGCGCCGGACATCGTCGGTATCTCGGCGACGTTCGGCCAGCACGACCTGATGCTCCAGCTCCTGGACGCGGCCTTCGCCCTGCCCGCACCGCCGCTGGTGGTGGCCGGCGGAAGCCTCACCGCCCGCAACGAACGGCTACTGCTGGAGCGCTACCCCGCCCTGCTCGTCGCCCGCGGCGGCGGCGAGGCCACCATCGAAGGTGTCCTGGCCCACTGGCACGGCGACATCCCACGCGAAGAGATACCCGGCATCGGCTACACCGGCGCCGCTCGCGGCGGCGGCATAGCCGTCGGCCGGCGCCGCACCGCCAAGCCCGTCGCCCGCGACACCGCCAGCGACATCCTGCCCGAGCTCGACCTGCTGCCGGTCACCTTCGCCCACCATGGTGTGGCCCAGCTCGAGACCAGCCGAGGCTGCACCAACACCTGCTCCTTCTGCCCGCGCGGCCACAAGGGCCTGTGGGCCGGCGCTGCCCCCGGCAAGCTGCCGTGGATCCTCGACGAACTGGGCAAGGTCTTCGACCGCCACCCCGACGTCTCCCGCACTCTCTACCTGGTCGACGAGGAGATCATCGGAGGCGACGGCGACGCCGTCAGCCGGGTCCTGGAGCTCGCGCGCACCCTGCACGAGGCCGGGTTCACCTGGGAGTCCAGCTGCCGCATCGACCAGACGGTACGCGTCGACCAAGACGAGGCGTGGCACGTCGAGCGGGCCCGCATGTGGCGCACCCTGGTCGACCTGGGCCTTCGGCGGATGCTGTTCGGCGTGGAGTCGGGCGTCGACTCGATCCTCACCCGCTTCAACAAGGAGACGACCGCCGAGCAGAACGCCCTGGCGATCCGAACCCTGTCCGCGCTCGACGTCCCCACCCGCTACACCTACATCACCTTCGACCCGCTCATGAGCCTGGACGAACTGAAGGCCACCCATGCCTTCCAGGGACGCACCGATCTGCTGCTGCGCCCCCAGCCCGGCCTGGACCCGGGCGACATCGTCCGCGGCGTACGCGACGAGGAGTGGGTGGCGGCGCACACCACCGGCCGGCCGCTGCACACCGGGATCAGCTACATGCTCGTCAGCATGGAGTGCCTAATCGGCGCCGCCTACACCCGGCAGGCGACCGCCGAAGGTCTCACCGGGCAGCCGGAGCCACTCATGGGCCGCGTCGCCTGCCGCTACCGGGACTGGCGTATCGGTGTCGCCAGCGGGTGGGCGCAGCGGTGGGTGGACCGTCACTTCGCCCTCGACTACACCTTCAAGAGCCTGGAGAAGGTCCTGGACGGCCCGCCCCGGCACGCCGTCCGGCAGGCGCGCGTGGTGCTGAAGGACGCCGCCTACGACGTCCTCGGTGATGTGATCGACGCCATCGAACAGGTCGACGTCGAGCGGCCTCAGCACGAGAGGGCGCTGTCCGCGCGCATGGAGGCGGCGCTTCAGGCGCGGGCCGGATTGCTGCGCGACCGGATGGCCGTCACCGCGGCCGAGGTGGGCCGCCACCTGTCCGGCGAGCATGCGGCCACCCTCGCCCGGGAGCACGGCCGGTGGGCGTCGGCGACGAGGTGGAAGCTGATCAACGCGGGCGAGTCCTGTGCGTGAACTCCCGTCCAAGGCCCGGGCGCCCCGTCACGCCGTTGCGGTCGGGGCGCCCGGCACCCCGTGCTCAGGTGCTGGGTTTCTCCGGGATCGGCACCCAGTTGAACTCCGGGCAGAAGCGGGCGTACGTCGTCAGCTTCCACGTCGCGTACTCGTCGGTGCGGCCCGAGCTGCGCAGCAGATGCTTGACCCAGGTGTGCGCGATGCGCTCCTCCAGCGTCATGGTCGTGTCGATCTGGTCGAGCATCCGGCAGGCGACGGCGTAGTCCTCGACCGTCAGGGCGCTCAGGTCGATCTCGATGCCGTCCAGGGTGAAGGAGAACACCAGCCGCGAGGTGGAGAAGCGGGTCTTGCGCTCGCCCAGGAACGTGGTGTGAGGCGCCAGTGCCTCCCGCAGGCGGTCGCGGTCCTCGACCGGGTAGCCGATGCCCAGGTCCAGGTCGGAGCTCTCCAGGTTCAGCCGGGTGCCGAAGGAGCCGACGTCGCGCGGCTTGTGCCCGGTCCACTCGCTGATCATCGCGGCCGCCTCGGCGCGTACCCGCTCCAGACGGTCGTCGTGGACGCGCATCTGCTCGTAGAAGGCGCGCGCCCGGTCGAACTCGGTGTCGGTGAAGTCGCTGCGGTCGACCCACCGCCGCTCTGCGATCGCGTTCAAGTCAAGTTCGGTGAAGGGAGGTTGTGTCGTCACGCGAGGCACCATACTCACTCCCGGACGCGATTCATCAGTGTTTGCTAGTAATTGAGAGGTAAGAGGTACTTCCTGTGAGTGCTCCGCTTTCCCCCGCACGCCGCACGCTCGCCTGCGGCTTGTCCGTTCATCCGATCGGGATCGGCGCCTGGGCCGTGGGCGGTGCTGACGACAACCTCGGGCTGCCGATGGGCTGGGGCACGGCCGACGACGTCGCCTCCCGTCGCGGCCTGGAGAGGGCCTACGAGCTCGGCGCGAACCTCATCGACACCGCCGACGTGTACGGGCACGGGCACTCCGAGCGGATCATCGGCGACTTCGTCGCCACCGTCCCCCGCGACACCGTGGTGCTGTCCTCCAAGGTCGGCTACCACCGCGGCACCGCCCGGCACGCCTACCTGCCCGCGGCCATGCGCCGCCAGCTCGAGACGAGCTTGGAGAACCTGCGCACCGACCGCCTCGACATCTACTTCTTCCACAACGCCGACTTCGGGCCCGAGGACCGCTACCTGGAGGAAGCCGTCGCCCAGATGCGCGACTTTCAGCGCCAGGGCCTGGTCACCGCCGTCGGGATGCGCGGCCCCCACCGCCACGCCACCGAGCGGGTCACCGTCGCCAAGGACCGGCGCGGCGACAAGTACGCCCGGTTCACCGACCTCGCCGAGCAGATCCGACCCGACTACCTCGCGGCCCGCTTCAACGCCCTGACCCCGCCCCCCGTTGCCGGTCGGCCGGACATCTTCGCCCTCGCCGCCTCCCTCGGCGCCAGTGTCCTGATCAACAAGCCGCTCGCCCAGGGCCTGCTCACCGGCAAGTACGACCCCGACCACCCGCTCGTCTTCACCTCCGGCGACCACCGCCTCCGCAAGGCGTGGTTCACCCCCGGCGCACTGCGGATCATCTCCGACGGCCTGCGCCCGCTCCGTGAGCGCTTCGGCGACAGTCCGGCTGATCTGACCCGCGTCGCGCTCCAGGTGTGCCTGCAGCGAGCCGCGAACGCCGCGGTCCTCGTCGGTTTCACGCGCCCCGAGCAGGTCGAAGCGAACCTGACCGCCGTCGGCACGCCGCTGACCGACGAAGAGCTCGCCTTCGTTCGCGCCACTCTCGGCCGCCTCCAGCAGAACCTGGACGCGAACGGCGAGGTCTTCCTGGACGAGAAGGGCGCCGGCCGATGAGCCCCGCCTCCGAGCAGCTGTCCCTGCTCGCCACCGATGAGCCCGCGCAGCGGCCGGCCACCGACGCCGTGCGGCTGCTGCTGTTCAACGCCCAGCACGCTTCTCCGGAGCGCTCGCGCCGCCAGGCCGCATGGATCGCCGGCCAGGAGGGCGCCGATATCGTCGTCCTCACGGAGGTGTCGTCCACCCAGGGCGGCGACGCCATCGTCGCCGCGCTCACCGAGCGCGGGTACGCCACGGTGATCGCTCCCCAGCCATCCAGGCCCGACTACCGCACGGTCATCGCCTGCCGCACCAGTGCCGTCCGGACCGTCCCCAGCCCGGTCACCGTCACGCCCCATCGCGCCCCGGCGGCCCGCGTCACCGTCGGCGGTCACGACTTCGGCGTGCAGGGCCTGTACGTGCCCTCCCGCGGCCCGAAGGACCAGCGCAACGTCGCCAAGCGCGCCTTCCAGGAGGCGGTCACCGAGAGCCTGCCACGGCTGCTCGCCGCCTTTCCGGACATGCCCGTCATCGTGGCCGGAGACCTCAACGTCATCGACCGCGGCCACCAGCCCCCGCACAAGGTGTTCGGCGAGTGGGAGTACGCCTTCTACGACTCGTTCCAGGCCGCCGGTCTCACCGACGCCTTCCGCCACATCCACCCCGACCAGGTCGCCCACTCCTGGTTCGGGCGCAGCGGAAACGGCTTCCGCTTCGACCACATCTTCGTCTCCGCCTCCCACGCCGAACGCGTCCTGGCCTGCGCCTACCACCTGGAAGCCTGCGAGGAGGGGCTGACCGACCACGCGGTCATGACGCTGCGCCTGGGCCTGCCGTCCACCCCTGGCGAGCCGAGTTCAGCCCGAGCGACGAGGGCTTGCTGACAGCTGGCCGCCGCAGCGACGGAAGGTCGGCGTTTCGGCCAACCTCCCCCGAGTCGCACGTCCTTGCGCGGCAAGGGTCGATGCACTGCGCACGCTCGGAAAACCGCTGAATCACAGGGCGCACAAGGCGTCCGAAAGGAACAGGTGCTCGAAATCATGCGGCGTCGTTGAGCACGGAGACACCACCGCCACGTCCACGAGGGGGAACACATTGACGTCAGTCGAATCCGGCAGCGACGAGACCGCGAGCGGCCCGAGGACCGAGACCACGGACAACATCTCCGACGCCGAGCGGGAGCTGTACGGGGGACGGCTGCGCTACGACCAGTCCTACACCCGCCATGAAGGCCCCCTGACCCGGCTGAAGTTCGGACACATGGCAGCCGCGCTGCCGCACATGGTGGGCATGGTGCTGCGCACCGGCTGGCAGGCTGACCGGCGCGCGCTGATGGGGGTCGTGGCGGCCGAGCTCGGGCAAGGAGTCACCGCCGCGTGGGGACTGGTGGCGGTCAACGGCGTCCTCGCGCAGCTGTTCGCCGCCGGGCCGACCGTGGACAAGCTCCGCGACGCCCTGCCGTCCCTGGTGGCGCTCGCCGTCGCGGCAGTGGCCGGCGCCGTTCTGGCCGCGTGGTCGACGGCCATGTCGGGCCGGCTGGAGCCCCAGGTGGAGCGGGCGGTCTCCGCGCGGTACTACAGGGCCGTCACCCATGTGGAGGTGGAGGCGACCGAGAGGCCGGAGGTCCAGCGGATCCTGGAGGCAGGGAAGTTCGGCACGGACTCGGCCCGCAGCATGCTGCGGCTGTCGGTCGGCGTCGGCAACGTGGTGATCGGTATGGCGGCAGCCGCGGTCGTGCTCGCCGCGCTCCACTGGGCGTTACTCCCGATGCTGCTGGCGATCGCCCTGCCCAAGGGGTGGGGCGCCGTCCGTTCCGCGCGCCGCGACTACCTCTCCCGGATGAACTGGGTCGACCACCGCAGGGCGATCGCGTCCCTGCTCGCCTACCTGACTCGCCCGCACGCCGCCGGTGAGCTCCGCGTACACGCCGCCGGCAGGAAACTGCTCTCCAGCTACGAGGAGATGTCGAGGCAGACGGAAGCCGAGCAGCGTCGCCTGGCCCGCGCCCAGGCATCCACGGACCTGGTCGCGGGCGGATTCGCCGGTATGGCGTCGCTCGCCTGCTACGGGGTGCTGTGGTGGCTGCTGTCGACCGGCGGTCTGCCGCTCGCGGTCGGCGGGACGGCGGTGATCGCCATCCGTACGTCGACGGCGCGGCTGACGTCGCTGGTGCAGCAGGTCAACCGGCTCTACGAGGAGCTGCTGTTCCTCACCGATACCGAGGACGCCATCAAGGTGGCGGGCGAGCACGCGATCCCGCTCACCGGTGCCCCGCTGCCCGCACCGGTGCGGGAGGTGCGGACGGAGGCGGTCTCCTACACCTACCCGGGTGCAGATGGCCCCTCCCTCAAGGGCGTGAGTGTGCGAGTACCGCGGGGCAAGGTAACCGCCTTGGTGGGCGCGAACGGGTCAGGGAAGACCACCCTCACCAAGGTGCTGGCCGGCCTGCTGCTCCCCACGGACGGGACCGTGGACTGGGTGGGCGAGTCAGGCGCCCACGTCGAACTGCGCGAAGCCGACCGCGCCGAGATCTTCGCCCACGTCGGCCTGCTGGCACAGGACTTCCCCCGCTGGGAGATGACGGCGGCCGCGAACGTCGCCATCGGCGCTGGCGACCGTCCCCGGGACATGGACCGCGTCCGCAAGGCCGCCGGTGAAGCGGACGTCCTCGAGCTGGTCGAGGCCCTGCCGCACGGCTGGGCCTCGATCGTGTTCAAGGGCTACGAGCGCGGTGTCCAGCTCTCGGGAGGCCAGTGGCAGAAGCTGGGGACAGCTCGCACTCGCTACCGGCAGGCACCGTTTCTGCTGGTCGACGAGCCGACCAGCGCCCTCGACCCTCACTCGGAGATCGCCGCGTTCGAAGGACTGTGGTCCCTGGCCGAGGACGGGCACGCGGTCGTCCTCGTCACCCACCGGCTCGCGGCGACCATGCACGCCGACCACATCTACGTCCTCGATCAGGGCAGCGTCGTCGAGGACGGCACCCACGAGGACCTCATGGCCATCGAGGGCGGCCGGTATCAGGGGATGTTCACCGCCCAGGCCGCGCAGTACGGGATCGCGCCGACACCCCGCCACCTTCCCGGCCCCCGCGGCGTCCAGCCGTCCGACAGCGAGACGCCGAGCTGATCCACCCGAGCGCCCCCGTTTGCCCGGCTTGACGGCCACCCGCCCCCACCATCGAAGGACGACGCCTATGTCTCCCAGCTTCACCGCGATCCGCAGAACCGTCGAGGCGTATCTCGACCGGCACCCTGGGGAGCGTGACGCCTTGGCCGAACTCCTTGCCGCGGTGAACCGGCCCGTTGAGGCGACCGCCCGGACGGCATTGCCCGGGCGCATCACGTGCAGCGCCGTCGTCATCGACCGGCAGGGCCGGGTCCTGCACATCGGGCACCGTGCCAACGGCGGCCTCATGCTCAACTCCGGAGGCCGCATCGAGCCCGAGGACCGCACGCTGCTGGCCGCTGCACTGCGGAAGGTGTCGGAGGGGGCTGGACTCGGGCCGGGCACCCTGTGCCTGACCCGGCAACTGCTCGGCTCTCCCCTCCACATCACCGTCCACGACATCACCTCGAACGCGGCGGAAGGGGAGCCGGCCGGCTGCCACTACGACTTCTGCTACGCGTTCAACCTCGCCGGCGAGGAGCCGCCGAGGATCGTGTTGCAGGACGAGGAGGTGTCCGGCGCCCGGTGGCTCCCGCAGCCGGAGGTCACCCCGCCGGCCCTGCGAGCGAAACTCCTCGCGGCATGCCTGGACGGCAGGCCGGAGCCGGTGAACGCTTCGGCGCTCATCCACGACGGGCATAACCGGTATCTGCTCCATCTGCGCGACCACAAACCGGGCGAAATCTGGGAGTCCGGAGCTTTTGCCCTTCTTGGCGGCGGTCGCACGCATGACGACGAGAGCCTGGAGGGGACGTTGCTGCGGGAGCTGTCCGAGGAGGTGCCCGGCCTTCGGCTCGAGGACGTGAAGCCCTACGCGGTGGAGGCGGCCAGCAGCATCGACGGCCTCAGCGTCCCGGTCCAGGTTTTCGCCGGCCGGTGGCGCGGCAACCCCGACCGCCTCGCGCTGCATGAGGGTGTGCTGCTGCGCTGGTTCACGGTCGACGAACTGGACCGGCTGCGCCTGAGCCCAGCAGCCCGGGATCTGATTCGCCGACACGCGGCCGAGAACCCCCCGGTCAGCGAACCGGCCCCGGCTCCTCCTGTGTGGGACGGGGGCAGCCAGGTGGTGCTGAACGGAATCGGGGTTCACCTCCACATCGAAGACGCCGAAGGCCGGGTGCTGCTCGGCCTGCGGCACCCCAAGTCGAAGTACGCGGGGAACACATGGCACTACCTCGCCGGGAGGTGCGAGCAGGAGCCCGCCCTCGCCTGCTTGGTCCGCGAGGCCCGGGAAGAGGCAGGACTGGTCATCGACCCCGCGGACGTAGAGCTCGCGCATGTCGTCCACGTCGTCGACGCCCCGGGCAGTCTGCCCTTGATGCAGCTCGTCTTCCGGGCCCGCCGTTGGGAGGGCACCCCCGAGGTCCGCGAGCCCGACAAGTGCCTGACGTGGCAGTGGTGGCCGCAAGATGAGCTCCCGGACCGGCTCGTTTCCTACACTCGCACGGCCATCACCGCGATCGCCGAAGGCCGCCCCTACTCCCAGCTGGGCTGGTGAACAGGGTGAGCACACCCACCGATAGCGGCGCTGGCCAGCGGGCTAGGACCGAACCCACGCACGCGCTGCCCCGGCCTCCGGCGAAGCCGAGGGAGGTGATCCGTGCCGTCCTGCGCTGAAAACCCCTCCATCGCCGGCACGTCACTGTGGAGGCACCGGGACTTCCGCCGGTACCTGACCGGCCAGACCGCGAGCGTGACCGGCAGCTCGATCGCGCAGATGGCACTGCCGGTACTGGCCGTGCTCCACCTGGACGCAACCACCGCCCAGGTCGCCTGGCTGGCGTTCCTCGGACAGCTCCCGCCCGCACTGCTCGCCCTCCACGCCGGCGCGCTCGCCGACCGGCACTCCAAGCGCCGACAGATGATCACCGGCGACCTGGTGAGCGCGACCGTACTCGCCACCGTGCCGGTGGCGGCCGCGCTGGGCACCCTCACCCTCACGCAGCTCATGATCGTCGCCGCGGTGCAAGGGGCGGCGAGCGTGCTCCACGACGCGGCGGCCATCAGCCTGCTGCCCAGCCTCGTCGACCGGTCCCTGATCCAGCGGAGCAACAGCCGGGTCGGCGCACTGTTCGCGGTCGCCGCGAGCGCCGGAAGCCACCTCGGCGCCGCGCTGACCGCGCTGCTCGGCCCCTCCCGGGCCCTCCTCGGGGACGTCGCCTCCTACCTGATCAGCGCCGTGTGCACCGCCCGCATCCAGACCGCCGAACCCGCCCGCGTACGCCCGGAGACCCACCGGCTGCGTGGCGAGATCGGCGAGGGCCTGCGATACGTGCGCGGCGATGACCGGCTGTGGACCCTGACCCTGGTCAACGCCACGACCTCGTTCGCCCTCGGGCTGCTCAACACCCTCTGGGCCCTCTACTTGCTGAGGTCCTTATCGATGAGCGCGACCGCGTTCGGCGTGGTGCTGGGCCTCGGCGCGCTGGGCGCGGCCGCCGGAGCGCTCACCGCACCGGCGTTGGCCCGCCGGTGCGGCCCGGGGCCGATGATGCTGGCCGCGCTCGCGATCACCCCGCTCACCCAGCTCCCGCTGCTGCTCGCCTCCCCCGGCCTTGCCTGGCAGATCACGATCGGTGCGGCGCTCTTCCTGCAGCTCGCCTGCGCCGGCGCCGCTGGGACCACCCAAAGATCCATTCGGCAGATCGTCACCACGGCTGGGATGCAGGCGCGGATGCAGGCGGTAAGCACCTGGCTGACGTCCGGCGCCCGCCCCGTGGCCGCGCTCCTCGCCGGCGCCCTGGGCACGTGGATCGGTGTCCGGCCCGCCCTGACCGCCGGAACCCTCCTGCTGCTGATCCCGCTCGTCGTCCTCGCCCGCTCCCCGATCCGCGCCCTACGGCAGATGCCGGACCCGCCCTCCGCCCCTCTGCCTTCACCGCCCGCAGCCCGGACGTCTACTCCCGCCGTGCCCTCCCCGGCGCGCACGGACGACGCCCGGCACGACCGCGCACATGGAGGCGATGCCTCGTGAACGAAGTGCCGAACTCGGCGGCGACGCCCGCCGCCGCACCACCCGATCTTCTGGAGTGCACCGTGCTGAGCGACCCCACTGCGCCCGCCGCGCCCCTCCTTCCGGCGCAGCCCGCCAGCGACACCTCCGGGGCCGCGGCGGCCCGGGCGGCGATGGTCGCCCGGCTCGAAGACAGCGGAGCGCTCGGCCCGGGACCGGTGCGAGAGGCGCTGCTCGCGCTGCCGCGCCAGATCCTGATGCCCCAGGCGTACGTGCGGCGCAGCGCCCCCGACGAGACGCCGCCGTGCTGGGATCTGCTGGACTTCTCCCGTCCGGCCGACCGGGCGGAGCTGCTGGAGCGGCTGCACAGCGGGAACAGCGTCTCGATCCAGCACGACGGCGAGGCGATCCTCGGCCGCGTTCCCGGGCCGCGCCGCGGCGGCGCGATGACCGCCATGTCGAGCACGATGAGCCTGACCGCGGACCTGCTGCAGCAGCTGGACCTGCGGCCCGGCCAGCGGGTGCTGGACGTGGGAACCGGCGCCGGGGTGAGCGCGGCGGTGGCTTGCTTCGTGTGCGGCGACGAGGGGGTCGTCACCCTCGACATCGACCCGCACGTCACCGAGGCCGCCCGCGAGCACCTGTCCGCCCTCGGCTACCGGCCGGCCACGGTGACCGGGGACGGCACCACCGGATGGACCGCCGCCGGACCGTACGACCGGGTCTTCGTCTCCTTCGCCGTCCGCCACGTCCCGCGGGCCCTGGTGGGGCAGTTGGCACCGGGCGGGCGCGCGCTGATGTCGCTCGGGACGTCGTCGCCCTCGTGGCCGGGCCTGGCCGTGGTCGAACGACGGCAGGACGGGAGACTGGAGGCCCAGCTGCGGGCTGTCGAGTTCGGTCACCGGGCCGGTGCCGGCTTCGACCGGCTGTTTCTGTCCGCCGCGTTCCGCGAGGAGATCGCCACGGCCGACGGGTGGACGCAGCGCAGCCTGCTCGCGCCGCCGGAGGACTCGGCGCGCGGCCTGTGGCTGGCCTTGGACCACCTGTATCCGGGCCTGGTGCGCAACTTCGGCGCCGCAGACCTGACGATCGGCGCGCCCGAGTGCCGGTCGTGGATCCGCGTGCGGGCTGTAGGCCGCTGCCGGTTCGACGTGACGACGTCGGGGCCGCGGGACATCTGGGCGGAGATCCAGGATGTCGCCGGCCGGTGGCGGGCGTCCGGTTCACCGGACGTCTTCCGGATCCACTTCGACACCGACGGCGGCCCGCGG
This genomic interval carries:
- a CDS encoding MFS transporter, encoding MPSCAENPSIAGTSLWRHRDFRRYLTGQTASVTGSSIAQMALPVLAVLHLDATTAQVAWLAFLGQLPPALLALHAGALADRHSKRRQMITGDLVSATVLATVPVAAALGTLTLTQLMIVAAVQGAASVLHDAAAISLLPSLVDRSLIQRSNSRVGALFAVAASAGSHLGAALTALLGPSRALLGDVASYLISAVCTARIQTAEPARVRPETHRLRGEIGEGLRYVRGDDRLWTLTLVNATTSFALGLLNTLWALYLLRSLSMSATAFGVVLGLGALGAAAGALTAPALARRCGPGPMMLAALAITPLTQLPLLLASPGLAWQITIGAALFLQLACAGAAGTTQRSIRQIVTTAGMQARMQAVSTWLTSGARPVAALLAGALGTWIGVRPALTAGTLLLLIPLVVLARSPIRALRQMPDPPSAPLPSPPAARTSTPAVPSPARTDDARHDRAHGGDAS
- a CDS encoding methyltransferase domain-containing protein, which gives rise to MNEVPNSAATPAAAPPDLLECTVLSDPTAPAAPLLPAQPASDTSGAAAARAAMVARLEDSGALGPGPVREALLALPRQILMPQAYVRRSAPDETPPCWDLLDFSRPADRAELLERLHSGNSVSIQHDGEAILGRVPGPRRGGAMTAMSSTMSLTADLLQQLDLRPGQRVLDVGTGAGVSAAVACFVCGDEGVVTLDIDPHVTEAAREHLSALGYRPATVTGDGTTGWTAAGPYDRVFVSFAVRHVPRALVGQLAPGGRALMSLGTSSPSWPGLAVVERRQDGRLEAQLRAVEFGHRAGAGFDRLFLSAAFREEIATADGWTQRSLLAPPEDSARGLWLALDHLYPGLVRNFGAADLTIGAPECRSWIRVRAVGRCRFDVTTSGPRDIWAEIQDVAGRWRASGSPDVFRIHFDTDGGPRATSPNGALNWRLSPDETGDAR